In Triticum urartu cultivar G1812 unplaced genomic scaffold, Tu2.1 TuUngrouped_contig_6079, whole genome shotgun sequence, the genomic window ATTTTGGTGCCAATCCAAGCACGTTTAAACCTCCAATCACCAGCTTTACCACTATCAAGTCAGATGTAGAAAATCTGGGCAAAACCTctacttcttcttcctctctctcacAGGTTGTGTTTCTCTCTTGTGTGTTTTCTCGCACTCTCACGAatggctgccaccaccaacagaGGTAGAGTGGCTAGGGTTTTCTTCTCTACCCCCTTCACTAGGAAGCACTCACAATCGTTGGATCCAACGAAGATCAACGGCTGATGTGTGTTAGACTTATGGGCTGATGTTGGACTTCCAACACACCTCCATGTGGAGGGACTTAACCCAAAACTATTCACATCCCATTTCATTTGTAGACCTGTCGAGCTATTGTTAGGCTAAATCTTCTCAATTATTGGCCTGACTGGTTGGACATTTGTACCCGAAATCTGGTTCTGCTAAAAAATCAAAACTCTGATAGTTCAGCTACAATGAGACCTATCTCACAAAAAAAACTACTACAAACTGCTAGTCCTGGCAACTTCTATATATAAAGCAGCAAATTTGCTAATTCTTGTCTAGATGAGAATTAACAATGTCCATCTAACTTGTACACCATTTGATTACTACTACAAACTGCTAGTCCTGGCAACTTCTATATATAAAGCAGCAAATTTGCTAATTCTTGTCTAGATGAGAATTAACAATGTCCATCTAACTTGTACACCATTTGATTAATcaaagaaaaaggaaaggaaaaaatCTTCACGAATCTCTATGTAAAATCAAATGGCATAGGAGTTTGATGGTACTTAGTTATGTCTCATCTAGATAAGAGCTAGGCACACCCAGAAAGAAGAGAAAAATACAGAAAAAAAGGAGATACATGTGATCCCATGAGCACTCTCATGGGCCACACATTTTCTTTGCTTTAAAGAAACAAAACATGTTCCTTCATTCGAACCCAAGGATAACGCCGCGGTGAACCTGGAACTTTATCAGACATACGAACAAAGGTAATTCAAACCATGTGAAGAATAAGTTCATAATTATCACCATCCAACCACCTAAATATATCATGATATCTTCTAGCACTCCTTCGTGCACATGCAGCTCCTCTTCAAGCCGGAGCACTTGCCGCCGGTGAACCCCTCCGCACCGCACACACCGGCGCAGTTTGCGGACACGAAGCACAGCCCGTTGAACCGCTCTCTCTCTGTCTCACACTCTCGTGCCTGCGCTGGCACCACCTCTGAAAACAAACATGAATAAGCGCACATGGTTAGTTTTTTGAACACTAATCAACAATAATAAACCAACCCAAGAATTGGATGACACTAATATCATATGCATATTTACGTGGTTTTGTTCTAGCAACAGGAGCGAAACGGTACTTACCGGTGGCGACTAGGAGCAGGAGGAGGATGGCAATGGCCTGGAAAAGCTTGTGTGATGACTCCATTCTTCCTTATTTGTATCTCCCAAATCGCGCCCTGTAAAATGTACACTTAGCAACATGCGCAAGGTGCGTGGCAAATTTCCTCGTCTTTCGACACTTGAGGCGCCCgtggcaaaaaaaacaaaaatataCTCTTCAAGTCTTGATAAACAGTaaaattaaaaaaaactgaaTTTTGTGGGGTTCAATATACTGGTGTGCACAAGGCCGGTGCAAAATTTTGGCATCTTTCGACATTCGAGAAGCTCGtggcaaaaaaaaacaaattttgGCTTTTTTTGTGAACGAAAATTTGTTTTTTCTGTCACGAGCTCCTCGAATGTCGAAAGATGCTAAAATTTTGCACGGGCCTTGTGCACACCAATATATTGAACCCCACAAATttctaatttttttattttttttgttattttttctaTTTTACTGTTCACTGGGAGTagattttttgtttttttgccacGTGTACCTCGTGTGTCGAAAGACCCGGAAATTTGGCACGCACCTTGAGCATGTGAGCATGTTGCATGacaaaaaatttcaaattttttttgaactgtttttcattttttttacgAATTTACTGTTCATCGGTCAAACCCGGTCAATGTCTGTGCTGTCAAACCCAGTCGAAATCTGGTTTTGGAGTAAATTTATCCGGTTTTGAGACTTGAGGGATCAAATGTATACCAAAAAATCTTGAGGGACCAAGTATATACTTTTTaggaacttgagggactaaaAACATACTTTTCTCTTTCTGTAATATACATGTACGGATAATAGAGACCAACTTTAACCTTAAAATTCAGATATTACTGATAAAAACAAGCTTGAG contains:
- the LOC125530111 gene encoding defensin Tk-AMP-D1.1-like, which produces MESSHKLFQAIAILLLLLVATEVVPAQARECETERERFNGLCFVSANCAGVCGAEGFTGGKCSGLKRSCMCTKEC